The following are encoded in a window of Pseudoalteromonas sp. MM1 genomic DNA:
- a CDS encoding Txe/YoeB family addiction module toxin — translation MSNRLLSWTDEAWNSYVYWQTQDKKTLKRINKLITDVKRSPFDGIGKPEPLKENLSGFWSRRIDDTNRLVYAVDDTAITVISCRYHY, via the coding sequence ATGAGTAACAGGTTATTATCATGGACTGATGAAGCTTGGAATAGTTACGTCTACTGGCAGACTCAAGATAAGAAAACCTTGAAGCGTATTAATAAGCTAATAACCGATGTTAAGCGCTCTCCTTTTGATGGGATTGGAAAACCGGAACCCCTTAAAGAAAACCTTTCAGGCTTTTGGTCTCGCAGAATAGATGATACCAATCGTTTAGTATATGCCGTGGATGATACAGCAATTACAGTTATTTCGTGTCGTTACCATTACTAG
- a CDS encoding L-dopachrome tautomerase-related protein produces MIEIKKLLLVAACSTAFLTSSVFANTANQNADLKTVATFDAQHPPGNIAITPSGRKFLSIHGFYGQKQKIMELLSDGTTKPYPNEEWAYAYKNGKGFYDVLGINVSADGVLWMLDTSGPDHAGRLVGWDTNKEQLHKIIYLAKPTITDTSFLNDLVIDNKHGVVYIADTAQGSQAAIITVNLKTGEARRVLQNSPYTTAENIDMVIEGRTMKLGGQPARLGVNPITLDPSEQWLYFGSMSGTSVYRIATSDINNKSLSASTLESKVTRYGTKPISDGIIVDGGGNVYVTDITNDAIGVVKPSGKYQVLFKDERLSWPDGFSYGADHKIYFTVDELHRSPVLNNGKNASQGKFSVLSFDPLVKGKVGR; encoded by the coding sequence ATGATCGAGATTAAAAAATTACTTTTAGTTGCAGCCTGCAGCACCGCGTTTTTAACCAGCAGTGTGTTTGCTAATACCGCTAATCAAAATGCTGATTTAAAAACAGTTGCTACATTCGATGCGCAGCACCCACCGGGTAACATTGCTATTACGCCATCGGGTCGTAAGTTTTTATCGATACATGGTTTTTACGGCCAAAAGCAAAAAATTATGGAGCTATTAAGCGATGGCACCACCAAACCCTACCCTAATGAAGAATGGGCATACGCGTATAAAAACGGCAAAGGGTTTTACGATGTGCTTGGCATAAATGTATCTGCTGATGGCGTGTTATGGATGCTTGATACATCAGGCCCTGATCATGCTGGGCGTTTAGTCGGTTGGGATACCAATAAAGAGCAGCTGCATAAAATAATTTACTTAGCTAAACCCACCATTACCGACACCTCGTTTTTAAACGATTTAGTCATCGATAATAAACACGGTGTTGTATACATTGCCGACACCGCACAAGGCAGCCAAGCCGCTATTATTACCGTAAATTTAAAAACAGGTGAGGCGCGCAGAGTATTACAAAATAGCCCATACACCACAGCCGAAAACATCGATATGGTCATTGAAGGGCGCACCATGAAACTAGGCGGCCAACCAGCACGTTTAGGCGTAAACCCCATCACGCTCGACCCAAGCGAACAGTGGCTTTACTTTGGCTCTATGTCTGGCACGTCGGTTTACCGTATTGCCACCAGCGACATTAACAATAAAAGCCTGAGTGCAAGCACCCTTGAGAGTAAAGTAACGCGTTACGGCACTAAACCCATTTCCGACGGTATTATTGTTGATGGCGGCGGTAATGTGTATGTTACCGACATAACCAATGACGCAATTGGCGTAGTAAAACCAAGTGGTAAATACCAGGTATTATTTAAAGACGAGCGCTTAAGCTGGCCTGATGGCTTTAGTTATGGCGCCGATCATAAAATATATTTTACCGTAGATGAGCTACATCGCTCGCCAGTATTAAATAACGGTAAAAATGCCAGCCAAGGGAAATTTAGTGTGCTGTCGTTCGACCCGCTAGTAAAGGGTAAAGTAGGGCGCTAA
- a CDS encoding response regulator, translating into MSDLTAIANLSILLVEPSEVQQKIIIKSLLESGVKQVETASTQTQALSLLASYHPDLVISSMYLSDGTADSLLQKIRSNPATEHQPFMLISSERNKKYLEQLRQSGVLAILPKPFSAKAITRALKATLDIISEEEVELDHFDVTLLRVLVVDDSRFARKHIIRVLAGMGIPAPVEAENGKEAITHLNEQSFDLIVTDYNMPEMDGRELTETVRGSNAYSHIPILMVSSEANETHLANIAQAGVDAICDKPFEPATVRELLYKIMS; encoded by the coding sequence ATGAGCGACTTAACTGCAATAGCTAACTTGTCAATTTTACTTGTAGAGCCCTCGGAGGTTCAGCAAAAAATAATAATAAAATCGCTTTTAGAAAGCGGTGTAAAACAAGTTGAAACTGCATCTACACAAACACAAGCGCTTAGCTTATTAGCAAGTTATCACCCAGACCTAGTAATAAGCTCTATGTATTTATCTGACGGCACTGCCGACTCATTGTTGCAAAAAATAAGATCAAACCCAGCCACTGAGCATCAACCCTTTATGCTTATATCGAGCGAACGTAATAAAAAGTATCTTGAGCAATTACGCCAATCGGGTGTACTGGCTATTTTACCTAAACCTTTTAGCGCAAAAGCCATTACCCGCGCACTAAAAGCAACGCTCGATATTATAAGCGAAGAAGAAGTAGAGCTTGATCATTTTGATGTAACACTACTACGTGTGCTCGTGGTTGACGACAGCCGCTTTGCGCGTAAACACATAATACGCGTACTTGCTGGCATGGGTATTCCTGCGCCAGTAGAAGCCGAAAACGGTAAAGAAGCCATAACGCACCTTAACGAGCAGTCGTTCGACTTAATCGTTACCGATTACAACATGCCGGAAATGGATGGGCGCGAACTAACCGAAACAGTGCGTGGCTCTAATGCTTACTCGCATATTCCAATTTTAATGGTGAGCTCAGAGGCAAACGAAACCCATTTGGCTAATATTGCGCAAGCGGGAGTTGATGCCATTTGTGATAAGCCGTTTGAACCCGCCACAGTGCGAGAGCTTCTATATAAAATAATGTCTTAG
- a CDS encoding M20/M25/M40 family metallo-hydrolase — protein sequence MSLLKFSQALILTLASTVSLTSHAALDKNEREIVKQVDKNIPQALEEIKQAVNINSGSLNIEGVKKVGALASEQLKAIGFKVEWLDGSTFNRAGHVLATHESKNPDAIKILMIGHLDTVFAKHDNFTTYKQIDEHTASGPGVADMKGGNTIIITALKSLQALNLLENVSIKVLLTGDEESSGRPLSLSKKAIVDAAIWADVALGFENGDNNIKTAMAARRGYTGWTLNVTANAAHSSQIFSDNVGYGAIYEASRILNDFREQLATQPNLTFNPGLIVGGTDAQYNSANSSATAFGKSNVIAQTVHVAGDLRALSPKQVEGAKKVMQQIVAKSLNGSQAELIFEDGYPPMGLTEGNKKLLALYSQASQDLGYNKVAAANPRNAGAADISFAANHVDMALDGLGLMGSGAHTKNETADLTSLNKNTAKTALLIYRLGQL from the coding sequence ATGTCACTTTTAAAATTTAGCCAAGCACTTATTCTTACCCTTGCGAGTACCGTGTCGCTTACAAGCCATGCGGCGCTTGATAAAAACGAGCGTGAAATAGTAAAACAGGTCGATAAAAATATTCCCCAAGCACTTGAAGAGATAAAACAAGCGGTAAATATTAATAGCGGCTCACTTAATATTGAAGGTGTAAAAAAGGTAGGCGCACTTGCAAGTGAGCAACTAAAAGCGATTGGTTTTAAGGTTGAGTGGTTAGATGGCAGCACGTTTAACCGTGCAGGGCATGTACTCGCTACGCATGAGAGTAAAAACCCCGATGCAATAAAAATACTGATGATCGGCCATCTTGATACGGTGTTTGCCAAACACGATAACTTTACTACCTACAAACAAATTGATGAACACACCGCCAGCGGCCCAGGTGTAGCCGATATGAAAGGCGGCAACACTATAATAATTACCGCCCTTAAAAGCTTACAAGCCCTTAATTTACTTGAAAACGTAAGCATTAAAGTACTACTTACCGGCGATGAAGAAAGCAGCGGTCGCCCGCTTAGTTTATCTAAAAAGGCGATTGTTGATGCAGCAATTTGGGCTGACGTAGCGCTAGGTTTTGAGAACGGCGATAACAATATTAAAACCGCGATGGCAGCGCGCCGTGGTTATACCGGCTGGACATTAAATGTAACGGCCAATGCGGCCCATTCGTCGCAAATATTTAGTGACAATGTGGGCTATGGCGCTATTTACGAGGCCTCGCGTATTTTAAATGACTTTAGAGAGCAACTTGCCACGCAACCTAATTTAACCTTTAACCCTGGGCTTATTGTGGGTGGCACTGATGCACAGTACAACAGTGCTAACTCGTCAGCCACGGCGTTTGGTAAAAGTAATGTAATTGCACAAACCGTGCATGTAGCGGGTGATTTACGAGCGCTTTCGCCAAAGCAGGTAGAAGGCGCTAAAAAAGTGATGCAGCAAATAGTGGCTAAAAGCTTAAATGGCAGCCAAGCTGAGCTTATTTTTGAAGACGGCTACCCACCAATGGGGCTCACCGAAGGTAATAAAAAGCTGCTTGCACTGTATAGCCAAGCAAGCCAAGACTTAGGTTATAACAAAGTGGCGGCTGCAAACCCTCGTAATGCCGGTGCTGCTGATATTTCGTTTGCTGCAAACCATGTTGATATGGCGCTTGATGGGCTAGGCCTAATGGGCAGTGGCGCGCACACTAAAAACGAAACCGCCGATTTAACCAGCCTAAATAAAAACACCGCTAAAACAGCGCTGCTTATATACAGATTAGGCCAGTTATAA
- a CDS encoding mechanosensitive ion channel family protein has translation MKDKLIVFWQSHSETIITLGYKVVLALAILVASALIARSVKKAIKNSKSPLKKVDETLLPLLSSIAGYLVYIIAGLFILDIFGVNTASLIALMGAAGLAIGLALKNTLSNIAAGIMLLILRPFKIGDFVDASGTLGTVNEINLFTTIFKTTDGLYIASPNGKVWGGNIKNFTRNGKRRMDIVVGISYADSIDVGLNVLKEIAESESRLLAEPAPKVMVTSIGESAVNIQLRAWAVNGDYWQTVWDLNKRVKEAIEGAGLSIPFPQRTLHISESMASAITVNNGK, from the coding sequence ATGAAAGACAAACTTATTGTGTTTTGGCAAAGCCATTCAGAAACCATTATCACTTTGGGTTACAAAGTGGTGTTAGCGTTGGCTATTTTAGTTGCGAGTGCACTTATTGCGCGCTCGGTTAAAAAAGCGATTAAAAACTCTAAGTCGCCATTAAAAAAGGTAGACGAAACACTTTTGCCGCTTCTATCGAGCATTGCGGGGTATTTAGTTTACATAATTGCTGGGCTGTTTATTTTAGATATTTTTGGCGTTAATACGGCAAGCTTAATAGCGCTAATGGGCGCGGCGGGTTTAGCGATTGGTTTGGCGCTTAAAAATACTTTAAGTAATATTGCCGCTGGCATTATGCTACTCATACTTAGGCCATTTAAAATAGGCGATTTTGTAGATGCAAGCGGCACGCTTGGCACAGTGAACGAAATAAACTTATTTACGACCATTTTTAAAACCACCGACGGCCTTTATATCGCATCGCCTAACGGTAAAGTGTGGGGCGGCAACATTAAAAACTTTACCCGCAACGGTAAAAGGCGCATGGATATAGTGGTGGGGATTTCGTACGCCGACTCTATTGATGTAGGCTTAAATGTACTTAAAGAAATCGCCGAATCAGAAAGCCGATTACTCGCAGAGCCAGCGCCTAAAGTAATGGTTACCTCAATAGGCGAAAGCGCGGTGAACATACAATTACGTGCCTGGGCTGTAAATGGCGATTACTGGCAAACCGTGTGGGATTTAAATAAGCGCGTTAAAGAAGCCATAGAAGGTGCAGGGCTGAGCATTCCGTTCCCGCAGCGAACGCTGCATATATCTGAGTCGATGGCATCGGCAATAACGGTTAATAACGGTAAATAA
- a CDS encoding SDR family oxidoreductase, whose protein sequence is MAKEKVVLITGASSGIGEATAKTLANNGHKVILTARSEDKLTKLVIELGEDNALSVPANATDFTELENVVTKGLEKFGRLDAAFANAGMGVSTAGTEQGDPDEWSTMIDINIKALLWTAKATLPHLRQNKGHFILTSSAAGRKPIKGSIYGATKWFAYGFGQNLAEEMSEWNGRCTTIAPGMVNTPFFDEAKPDKLDPQDVADAVLFAIEANQRNSVREIYLMPTN, encoded by the coding sequence ATGGCGAAAGAAAAAGTAGTTCTAATTACAGGTGCCTCTAGTGGTATAGGTGAAGCAACTGCTAAAACACTGGCTAATAACGGCCACAAAGTAATACTTACAGCCAGAAGCGAAGACAAACTAACAAAATTAGTTATAGAATTAGGTGAAGATAACGCACTCAGTGTACCGGCAAATGCCACCGACTTTACCGAGCTTGAAAACGTAGTAACAAAAGGGCTCGAAAAATTTGGCCGACTAGATGCCGCATTTGCCAATGCAGGTATGGGCGTTTCAACCGCAGGCACCGAACAAGGTGACCCTGATGAATGGTCAACCATGATAGACATAAACATTAAAGCTCTGCTGTGGACGGCAAAAGCAACACTGCCACATTTGCGCCAAAACAAAGGGCATTTTATATTAACCAGCTCAGCCGCTGGCCGTAAGCCTATTAAAGGCTCTATTTATGGCGCAACTAAATGGTTTGCTTACGGGTTTGGACAAAACTTAGCTGAGGAAATGAGCGAGTGGAATGGCCGCTGTACCACCATAGCCCCTGGCATGGTAAACACCCCATTTTTTGATGAAGCTAAGCCCGACAAACTCGACCCGCAAGATGTAGCCGACGCCGTATTATTTGCAATAGAAGCAAACCAGCGCAATAGTGTGCGTGAGATTTATTTAATGCCGACTAATTAA
- a CDS encoding LysE/ArgO family amino acid transporter, with the protein MSFLSGVMLGLSLIIAIGAQNIWILSQCMAGANRFVLAVVCIICDSTLIIVGVFAANELKLWLPGLLPWLTWGGIAMLLYLAFGSARSAIKGTSGLKVTQVIKVSWWQTALAAFAISLLNPHVYLDTVLLLGSIGALQPEPMHFAIGACVASVIWFSSLVLFAPKLKKVLSSPFRWRVFDSCIAVILCFVAFQLYNVPSQ; encoded by the coding sequence ATGTCGTTTTTGTCGGGTGTGATGTTAGGGCTGAGTTTAATTATTGCCATTGGGGCGCAAAATATTTGGATTTTAAGCCAATGTATGGCGGGCGCTAACCGTTTTGTATTAGCTGTAGTTTGCATAATTTGTGACTCCACTTTAATTATTGTAGGGGTATTTGCAGCTAATGAGTTAAAGCTATGGCTGCCAGGGTTATTACCGTGGTTAACGTGGGGCGGTATAGCTATGTTACTTTACTTAGCATTTGGCTCTGCGCGCAGTGCAATTAAAGGCACATCGGGGTTAAAGGTAACTCAAGTAATAAAAGTGAGCTGGTGGCAAACTGCCCTTGCGGCCTTTGCAATAAGTTTACTAAATCCACATGTTTATTTAGATACCGTATTACTGCTTGGCAGTATTGGCGCACTACAACCAGAGCCTATGCACTTTGCCATTGGCGCTTGTGTTGCCTCTGTTATTTGGTTTAGCAGCTTAGTATTGTTTGCGCCAAAGTTAAAAAAGGTTTTAAGCTCCCCGTTTAGATGGCGCGTATTTGATAGCTGCATTGCGGTTATTTTATGTTTTGTAGCGTTTCAGTTATATAACGTGCCCAGCCAATAA
- a CDS encoding DUF6429 family protein — protein sequence MEIDENKIDEAALALFYLTLHDKFGRAWKQIDWSITDRLYEKGYIHDPVGKTKSVVLTEEGLLRSEELFKKLFVKSD from the coding sequence GTGGAAATAGATGAAAATAAAATTGATGAAGCAGCATTAGCGCTATTTTACCTTACTTTGCATGATAAGTTTGGTAGGGCTTGGAAACAAATAGATTGGAGTATTACCGATCGGCTTTATGAAAAAGGTTATATTCACGATCCCGTTGGTAAAACAAAGTCGGTTGTTTTAACTGAGGAAGGCCTTTTAAGATCAGAAGAGCTCTTCAAAAAGTTATTTGTCAAAAGTGATTGA
- a CDS encoding kelch repeat-containing protein — MSLLFSIALASLPALPEPVANNAVAKVTVEKQSYFLSFMGLGKNKQHTDVHNKVFSLKLGESAWQQQASVPSSLPLKGRLASTAVGLGEYAYIFGGYTVDSDHTEISSPDVYRFDIKSNTYKHLASMPVPVDDSVALSYKERYIYLISGWHNDGNVNLVQVYDTQTDTWQQASPFLGEPVFGQAAAISGNTIVICDGVKTQANPNSRRSFAGVAQCLKGTIDTQNPLKIDWRTLPHPTGESHYRMAAASYNNNIYMIGGSNNPYNYNGIGYNKKPAPASKHVWRFNIEQNKWLVLPPLAKGSMDHRGLLEHNGALYRIGGMNNQQQVISDVTGYEVTQ, encoded by the coding sequence ATGAGCCTTCTTTTTTCTATTGCGTTAGCAAGCCTTCCTGCTTTACCTGAACCCGTTGCAAACAATGCAGTCGCCAAGGTTACTGTTGAAAAGCAAAGCTATTTTTTAAGTTTTATGGGGCTTGGTAAAAACAAACAACATACCGATGTACACAACAAGGTGTTTTCACTTAAATTAGGTGAGAGCGCATGGCAACAACAAGCGAGTGTACCTTCAAGTTTGCCGTTAAAAGGACGTTTAGCGAGTACTGCGGTTGGCTTAGGTGAATACGCTTATATTTTTGGTGGTTATACGGTAGATAGCGACCATACTGAAATTTCAAGCCCCGACGTGTACCGTTTTGATATTAAAAGTAATACATACAAGCACCTTGCAAGTATGCCTGTACCGGTTGATGACAGCGTAGCGCTAAGCTACAAAGAGCGTTACATATACCTTATTAGCGGTTGGCATAACGATGGTAACGTAAATTTAGTACAAGTATACGACACCCAAACCGACACATGGCAACAGGCGTCGCCTTTTTTAGGTGAGCCAGTATTTGGCCAAGCAGCTGCTATTAGTGGTAACACCATTGTTATATGCGATGGCGTTAAAACCCAAGCCAACCCCAATTCACGCCGCTCTTTTGCAGGTGTTGCGCAGTGTTTAAAAGGCACAATAGATACTCAAAATCCACTAAAAATAGATTGGCGTACTTTGCCTCACCCAACGGGGGAGTCGCATTACCGTATGGCCGCTGCTAGCTACAATAACAATATTTACATGATTGGCGGCTCTAATAACCCCTATAATTACAACGGTATTGGTTACAATAAAAAGCCCGCTCCGGCAAGTAAACATGTGTGGCGCTTTAATATTGAGCAAAATAAATGGCTAGTTTTACCGCCTTTAGCCAAAGGCAGCATGGATCACCGCGGGCTACTTGAGCACAACGGGGCTTTGTATCGTATTGGCGGTATGAACAACCAACAGCAAGTAATAAGCGATGTAACAGGTTATGAGGTAACACAGTGA
- a CDS encoding LysR family transcriptional regulator ArgP: MIDYQLLNALSAVISEGGFEKASKKLFITQSAVSRRIHQLEAKLGEPVLIRTQPPSPTALGKRLLNHLQQVLQLEVALNVGALNEHTDLNTPLSVRLAANADSLATWLPEALAVLDSELTCKLRFEVISEDQSVAHKRMKDGEVMVCISSSPEPVNGGLVSPLGAIRYKAIASPEFIKQHKINDLSQLAHLPCLVYSDLDKLQHQFLNDINGSTPLFTHIYPSSEGFKQAMIAGLGYGLLPTLQLGDSLTKGELVDLFPEYYIDTPLYWHYWQTESPQLKTLRKFALQVANKRLEPINP, translated from the coding sequence ATGATTGATTATCAGTTACTCAATGCGCTTAGCGCCGTTATAAGTGAAGGCGGATTTGAAAAGGCATCTAAAAAGTTATTTATTACCCAATCGGCAGTGAGCCGGCGTATTCATCAGCTAGAAGCCAAACTAGGTGAACCCGTATTAATAAGAACCCAGCCACCATCACCTACAGCACTCGGCAAGCGCTTACTTAATCATTTACAGCAAGTATTACAGCTAGAAGTAGCCCTTAATGTGGGAGCGCTTAACGAGCATACTGATTTAAATACACCACTTAGCGTAAGGCTAGCTGCTAATGCGGATTCGCTTGCCACCTGGTTGCCCGAAGCACTCGCTGTGCTTGATAGTGAGCTTACGTGCAAACTACGCTTTGAAGTAATTAGTGAAGATCAATCAGTCGCCCATAAAAGAATGAAAGACGGCGAGGTTATGGTGTGTATTAGCTCATCACCCGAGCCTGTAAATGGCGGGCTTGTTAGCCCACTTGGCGCTATACGCTATAAAGCCATTGCGAGTCCTGAATTTATAAAGCAGCATAAAATCAACGACCTTTCGCAGTTAGCGCACTTACCGTGTTTAGTGTATAGCGACCTTGATAAGCTACAGCATCAGTTTTTAAACGACATTAACGGCTCAACTCCATTGTTTACCCATATATACCCTTCGTCAGAGGGATTTAAACAAGCCATGATCGCAGGCTTAGGTTATGGGTTATTACCTACATTACAGCTAGGAGATTCGTTAACAAAAGGAGAGTTAGTCGATTTATTCCCAGAATATTATATTGATACGCCTTTGTATTGGCACTATTGGCAAACCGAAAGCCCGCAACTTAAAACGCTACGCAAATTTGCATTGCAAGTAGCGAACAAACGGTTAGAGCCTATTAACCCATAA
- a CDS encoding type II toxin-antitoxin system Phd/YefM family antitoxin, with amino-acid sequence MRIVSFTEARNSLKAVLDNVINDADTTVITRRDTEDAVVMSLDYYNSLMETVHLLRSPANVEHLNRSIAQFKAGKTTTRELIDE; translated from the coding sequence ATGAGAATAGTCTCTTTTACCGAAGCCCGAAATAGTCTAAAAGCCGTTTTGGATAATGTAATTAATGATGCAGATACGACAGTCATCACTCGTCGTGACACTGAAGATGCGGTTGTAATGTCATTAGATTACTATAACAGCCTCATGGAAACTGTTCATTTACTTCGCTCTCCAGCGAACGTTGAACACTTAAACCGTTCAATTGCACAGTTTAAAGCGGGTAAAACAACCACGCGAGAACTGATTGATGAGTAA
- the astB gene encoding N-succinylarginine dihydrolase, which yields MHALEVNFDGLVGPTHNYAGLSYGNVASLNNAASFSNPQEAVLQGLEKMKAMHDKGLTQGVFAPHARPDLNVLRRLGFTGNDSQVIHKAFKADPILLRACYSASAMWTANAATVSPSPDTLDGKVHFTSANLNNKFHRSLEPATTTRLLKAMFNNDSYFAHHTHLPDQGFFGDEGAANHTRLCDSHGEQGLEMFVFGASAFNSQLPKPAKFPARQTLEASEAICRLHNLKESSQILLQQNPDVIDQGVFHNDVIAVGNANVLLCHQQAFLNQQDALQEIRDAYTGSKQLYIIEVPTDKVSISDAVSSYLFNSQLVSLDDGSMLLVAPQECQRNSAVNAYIEEMILADNPVNQVQFFDLRQSMQNGGGPACLRLRVALNEQELAAVNPAVILTDTKYTQLCDWAKRNYRDRLGASDFADSALLTESYQALDELTQLLNLGSVYDFQLEG from the coding sequence ATGCACGCCTTAGAAGTAAATTTTGATGGCTTAGTTGGCCCTACTCACAACTATGCGGGTTTATCGTATGGTAACGTTGCCTCGTTAAATAATGCGGCAAGTTTTTCAAACCCTCAAGAAGCTGTGTTACAGGGCCTTGAAAAAATGAAAGCCATGCACGACAAAGGCCTAACACAAGGTGTGTTTGCGCCCCACGCACGCCCCGATTTAAACGTACTACGTCGCCTAGGTTTTACCGGCAACGACTCGCAAGTTATTCATAAAGCATTTAAAGCAGACCCTATTTTATTGCGCGCGTGTTATTCGGCCTCTGCAATGTGGACCGCCAATGCCGCTACTGTTTCACCTTCGCCAGATACCCTCGATGGCAAAGTGCATTTTACCTCAGCTAATTTAAACAATAAGTTTCATCGCTCGCTAGAGCCTGCTACAACTACCCGCTTACTAAAAGCCATGTTTAATAACGATAGTTATTTTGCACACCACACGCATTTACCCGATCAGGGCTTTTTTGGCGACGAAGGCGCGGCTAACCATACCCGACTTTGCGACAGCCACGGCGAGCAAGGCCTAGAAATGTTTGTATTTGGCGCAAGTGCCTTTAACAGCCAACTACCAAAACCGGCTAAGTTTCCTGCAAGGCAAACACTTGAAGCCTCAGAAGCCATTTGCCGATTACATAACTTAAAAGAATCGAGCCAAATTTTACTGCAGCAAAACCCAGATGTTATAGATCAAGGCGTGTTTCATAACGATGTAATTGCAGTAGGTAACGCAAACGTACTGCTTTGCCACCAGCAAGCATTTTTAAACCAACAAGATGCCCTGCAAGAAATTCGCGATGCCTACACCGGCAGTAAACAGCTATACATAATTGAAGTCCCTACCGATAAAGTAAGCATTAGCGATGCAGTAAGCAGTTACTTATTTAATAGCCAATTAGTAAGCCTAGATGATGGCTCAATGTTATTAGTAGCGCCACAAGAGTGCCAACGTAATAGCGCAGTAAACGCCTACATTGAAGAAATGATTTTAGCCGATAACCCAGTAAACCAAGTGCAGTTTTTTGACCTGCGCCAAAGTATGCAAAATGGTGGCGGACCTGCCTGCCTGCGTTTACGTGTAGCCCTTAACGAGCAAGAACTTGCTGCAGTAAACCCAGCGGTTATTTTAACTGATACTAAATACACCCAACTTTGTGACTGGGCAAAACGCAACTACCGCGATAGATTAGGCGCAAGCGACTTTGCCGATTCAGCCTTATTAACCGAAAGCTACCAAGCACTGGATGAACTAACCCAACTGCTTAATTTAGGCTCAGTGTACGACTTTCAATTAGAAGGTTAA
- a CDS encoding Sir2 family NAD-dependent protein deacetylase, which translates to MNTLYITGAGVSAASGIPTFRGEDGFWTIGSKNYTPMEMATRAMYQNNPREFLAWYYNRFAAYRNHGPNDVHHWLSDKNLITQNIDGLDGKAGNKNYIAIHGRLDQMTLFHEQGEAVKPLMTPWDSVDESRLHASLFELFNIQNQIPELNHSFKPFVLLFDEFYTELYRITEAQQRMLNADKMVFMGTSFSVNITQMALEIARNYDIPVEVVDPNPVHIMHSNVTFKKMNALEYIQSN; encoded by the coding sequence GTGAATACCCTTTATATTACCGGAGCAGGGGTAAGCGCTGCCAGTGGTATACCTACTTTTAGGGGCGAAGATGGCTTTTGGACGATAGGCAGTAAAAACTATACACCTATGGAAATGGCCACGCGTGCTATGTATCAAAACAATCCGCGCGAGTTTTTAGCTTGGTATTACAACCGCTTTGCAGCGTATCGTAACCATGGCCCTAACGACGTTCACCATTGGCTTAGCGATAAAAACTTAATAACCCAAAATATAGATGGGCTTGATGGCAAAGCGGGTAACAAAAATTATATTGCTATACATGGCAGGCTCGATCAGATGACGTTATTTCATGAGCAAGGCGAAGCCGTTAAACCGCTAATGACCCCATGGGATAGCGTAGACGAAAGCCGCTTACACGCATCATTGTTTGAGCTGTTTAACATTCAAAATCAAATACCTGAGCTCAACCATTCGTTTAAGCCTTTTGTGTTGTTGTTTGATGAATTTTACACCGAGCTTTACAGAATAACCGAAGCACAGCAGCGTATGCTCAATGCCGATAAAATGGTATTTATGGGCACTTCATTTAGCGTCAATATCACTCAAATGGCATTAGAAATAGCTCGTAATTACGATATACCTGTTGAGGTTGTTGACCCTAACCCTGTTCATATAATGCACAGTAATGTAACGTTCAAAAAAATGAATGCACTAGAATACATTCAATCTAATTAG